A stretch of Limanda limanda chromosome 7, fLimLim1.1, whole genome shotgun sequence DNA encodes these proteins:
- the LOC133005698 gene encoding uncharacterized protein LOC133005698: protein MLLRVLFDGEQKYVRLSDLTFDSFMKEVCLKFNIPEGMQPDLKVFDKSDTEVDGEVFEEIVNESPGTFKVMLSKEELDASLSSTSSSCSAASDDTIILNVTMCDPPEEAAAVEGSQPKKPCHINCGAKALIEKILTTKPGGEKIMQEYAKIKSLKDGTRRQMINILTAEMTQTHGTSPPKSVKVLYAQGIVALFPYLEDPYSQHGYEHYYDPESGSGYLAWRLKTIQRKSAEERGVSVSKSPKIGGPSRVQPRPFTADKALSDEDVEAAIAVLRHFADEDTIRDKMKATFIYRQSMVSNEKRAGDVFSVFPRFLDTPGLIEQDFRLLFGEATANKFLEKWATNLKTKVKTESHGLVPTREVLDLTRNAESTAEIENGWDSDMSAILLLLHLLPPSAQGRKRPGKVSACQAVEHLIRFIKAGTSVQQHLDNISQSSQPYLLAQGPARSSIHTFFIVIDKYALPCKATGSVGALDELFKAHYVFGTSYSSSLANFFTFLQTTIYNIDVGETKETPRVAELRARMVR from the exons ATGCTGCTGCGTGTATTGTTTGATGGGGAGCAGAAGTATGTTAGGCTGTCTGACCTAACATTCGACTCTTTCATGAAAGAAG TGTGCCTAAAATTTAACATACCGGAAGGCATGCAACCAGACTTGAAGGTGTTTGACAAATCCGACACAGAAGTTGATGGAGAAGTCTTTGAAGAAATAGTGAATGAGTCACCTGGAACCTTCAAAGTCATGTTGAGCAAAGAAGAACTAG ATGCCTCTctatcatcaacatcatcatcatgctCAGCAGCATCTGACGATACTATCATTCTGAACGTCACAATGTGTGACCCTCctgaagaagcagctgctgtCGAAGGAAGTCAGCCTAAAAAGCCATGCCACATTAACTGTGGGGCGAAAGCG TTGATTGAAAAAATCCTTACAACAAAGCCTGGTGGTGAAAAAATCATGCAAGAgtatgcaaaaataaaatcactgaaaGATGGCACCAGAAGACAGATGATTAACATTCTCACTGCTgagatgacacaaacacatgg GACATCCCCCCCCAAAAGTGTCAAAGTGTTGTATGCGCAGGGGATAGTTGCTCTATTTCCATATCTGGAGGACCCATATTCACAGCATGGATAT GAACATTACTACGACCCAGAGAGTGGGTCCGGATACCTTGCATGGCGGTTGAAAACAATCCAACGAAAAAGTGCAGAGGAAAgaggtgtgtctgtgagcaaaTCTCCCAAAA TTGGTGGGCCAAGCCGTGTTCAACCCAGACCCTTCACTGCTGACAAAGCGTTATCTGATGAGGATGTGGAAGCAGCTATTGCCGTTTTGAGACACTTTGCTGATGAAGACACCATCCGTGACAAGATGAAAGCTACCTTCATTTATCGTCAGTCAATGGTCAGCAATGAGAAGAGAGCAGGGGATGTGTTCTCAGTCTTCCCGAGATTTCTAGACACACCTGGACTG ATAGAACAAGATTTCAGACTGCTGTTTGGGGAGGCCACAGCCAACAAATTCCTGGAAAAGTGGGCCACTaatctgaaaacaaaagtgaaaacagaaagcCATGGACTGGTACCGACCAGAGAGGTCTTGGATTTAACGCGCAATGCTGAGTCAACTGCTGAAATTGAGAATG GCTGGGACAGTGACATGTCTGCTATAttgctgctcctccatctcctacCACCATCTGCACAGGGAAGGAAGAGGCCGGGGAAGGTGTCGGCATGTCAGGCTGTGGAACACCTCATCAGATTCATAAAA GCTGGAACCAGTGTACAGCAGCACCTGGATAACATCAGCCAAAGCAGCCAGCCCTACCTCCTCGCTCAGGGTCCTGCAAGAAGCAGCATTCACACCTTCTTTATTGTGATTGACAAGTATGCGCTTCCATGTAAGGCAACAGGTTCAGTGGGAGCCCTAGACGAACTCTTTAAGGCCCATTACGTCTTTGGTACCTCTTACAGCTCTTCCTTGGCcaactttttcacttttctccaaacaaccatttacaacattgatgttGGGGAAACAAAGGAAACTCCCAGAGTTGCAGAGCTGCGGGCAAGAATGGTGCGTTAG
- the her3 gene encoding hairy-related 3, with protein MVATTDCAEKSKPITGNKVSKPLMEKKRRARINKCLDQLKVLLESFYSSNIRKRKLEKADILELTVKHLRNLQRIQSCSVGASEFSDHQTGFRRCLANVDQYLIMADTLNGGDRWMVSQLSGKLSRSLQGRGQVSSTMDSGLEEEEEEKEALRLLPPAAGPEEGITARSKVQKLNSAGTSRFPPSEEARQVRGAKQAVGVENSPSHKKFLSVSHRNEAAHSQHSVWRPW; from the exons ATGGTGGCGACAACAGATTGCGCGGAAAAGTCCAAACCCATCACTGGAAACAAG GTATCCAAACCACTGATGGAAAAGAAACGAAGAGCTCGCATCAACAAGTGTTTGGACCAGTTAAAAGTGCTTCTGGAGAGCTTCTACAGCAGCAAT ATTCGAAAACGCAAACTGGAGAAGGCCGACATCCTGGAGCTCACTGTGAAACATCTGAGGAACCTCCAAAGGATTCAGAGCT gcTCTGTCGGTGCCTCCGAGTTTTCTGATCACCAAACCGGCTTCCGAAGGTGTCTGGCAAACGTCGACCAGTACTTGATCATGGCGGACACCTTGAACGGGGGCGACCGCTGGATGGTATCGCAGCTCTCCGGTAAACTCAGCCGCTCTCTGCAGGGACGAGGGCAGGTGtccagcaccatggacagcggCCTG gaggaggaggaggaggagaaggaggcgctGAGGCTCCTTCCACCTGCGGCCGGACCCGAGGAGGGAATCACAGCCAGATCCAAAGTACAGAAACTCAACAGCGCAGGCACGTCTCGTTTTCCCCCGAGTGAGGAGGCACGACAGGTCCGTGGAGCCAAACAGGCTGTCGGTGTTGAAAACAGTCCCAGTCACAAGAAATTCCTCTCGGTCAGCCACAGGAATGAAGCAGCGCACAGTCAACACAGTGTCTGGAGGCCTTGGTAG